From the genome of Dickeya aquatica, one region includes:
- a CDS encoding PAAR domain-containing protein, which yields MPPAARLTDLHTCPMVTPGLPPIPHVGGPVLGPGVPTVLIGQLPAAVLGDNCLCVGPPDVIIKGSATVLIGGKPAARLGDNTAHGGSIALGLFTVLIGG from the coding sequence ATGCCGCCTGCTGCCCGACTGACTGATTTACACACCTGCCCGATGGTGACACCGGGGCTACCGCCCATTCCCCACGTTGGCGGCCCGGTGCTTGGCCCCGGCGTGCCCACGGTGCTGATAGGCCAGCTACCGGCCGCGGTGCTGGGCGACAACTGCCTGTGCGTCGGGCCGCCGGATGTGATAATCAAAGGCTCGGCCACGGTGCTGATTGGCGGCAAACCGGCGGCGCGCCTTGGCGATAACACCGCCCACGGCGGCAGCATCGCCCTTGGGCTGTTTACCGTGTTAATCGGAGGATAA
- the vgrG gene encoding type VI secretion system tip protein VgrG, giving the protein MADSPAKNSDGVVTCTLHSNGRSLGSDIPIITLEVEKHVNRIARARVVLADGDMPQNRLPLSDDSLFLPGNALSLYAGYASQEQCIFSGVIVRHGIRIDEGNQPQLVIDCRDNAIGMTLARRNDNYLQQSDSDIWQQLISRCAGVSAAIEHTAAQHSELVQFYCTDWDFLLARAEANAMVVCNDDNQITIAPPCLSGSPQLTLTYGEDIIALHADIDARYQFRAVTSVGWDPASQQPLSQQAGALSVSQQGNLSADKLAGALGLEGVRLQSATPLSASALQHWARGQQVKSALSRLCGTLTCQGTARARLNTLVALNGVGARFNGNLYVSGIRHQITHGQWLTHLSFGMPARWSAEHRDLATPPASGLLPAVEGLQIGIVKQLDGDPAKQHRIQVSVPVMQAEHDGIWARLASYYASSGIGAQFVPEIGDEVVLGYFNNNPSDPVVLGSLYSSKNPPPLALEGENRLKTLLTRSQLSLQFDDKEKSVTLLTPGGNQWRLSDKDKTVALQDQHGNRITLNGSGITLESPKDITLNAKGQITLNAARTVDISAKGDLSAQGMNVSLSAKTAFSAKGSATAELTASGQTVVKGGIVMIN; this is encoded by the coding sequence GTGGCTGACTCACCGGCAAAAAACAGCGATGGCGTGGTGACGTGCACGCTGCACAGCAATGGGCGCTCGCTCGGCAGCGACATCCCGATTATCACCCTCGAGGTGGAAAAACACGTCAACCGTATTGCACGCGCCCGCGTGGTGCTGGCCGATGGCGACATGCCGCAAAACCGCCTGCCGCTCAGTGATGACAGCCTGTTTTTACCCGGCAACGCCCTAAGCCTGTACGCCGGTTACGCCAGTCAGGAGCAGTGCATTTTCAGCGGCGTGATTGTGCGCCACGGTATTCGCATCGACGAGGGCAACCAGCCGCAACTGGTTATCGACTGCCGTGACAACGCCATCGGCATGACGCTGGCGCGGCGCAACGACAACTACCTGCAACAGAGCGACAGCGATATCTGGCAACAGCTCATCAGCCGCTGTGCCGGTGTCAGCGCCGCCATTGAGCACACCGCCGCGCAGCACAGTGAACTGGTGCAATTCTACTGTACCGACTGGGATTTTCTGCTCGCCCGCGCCGAGGCCAACGCAATGGTGGTATGCAACGACGACAACCAGATAACCATCGCACCGCCCTGTCTGAGCGGCTCGCCACAATTAACGCTCACCTACGGCGAGGATATTATCGCGCTGCATGCCGATATCGACGCCCGCTACCAGTTTCGCGCGGTCACCAGCGTCGGCTGGGATCCGGCCAGCCAGCAACCGCTCTCACAGCAGGCAGGCGCGCTATCCGTCAGCCAGCAGGGCAATCTCAGCGCGGATAAGCTCGCCGGAGCGCTTGGGCTGGAAGGCGTGCGCCTGCAAAGCGCCACACCGCTGAGCGCCAGCGCACTGCAACACTGGGCGCGCGGCCAGCAGGTGAAATCCGCGCTGTCGCGGCTGTGCGGCACGCTAACCTGCCAGGGCACGGCGCGGGCGCGCCTGAACACGCTGGTGGCGCTGAACGGGGTCGGTGCACGCTTTAACGGCAATCTGTATGTCAGCGGCATTCGCCACCAGATAACGCACGGCCAGTGGCTGACGCACCTCAGCTTCGGTATGCCCGCGCGGTGGTCGGCAGAACACCGCGACCTCGCGACACCGCCAGCCAGCGGCCTGCTACCGGCGGTAGAAGGCTTGCAGATAGGCATCGTCAAACAGCTTGACGGCGACCCGGCAAAACAGCACCGCATTCAGGTCAGCGTGCCGGTGATGCAGGCCGAGCATGATGGTATCTGGGCGCGCCTGGCCAGTTATTACGCCTCAAGCGGTATCGGCGCGCAGTTTGTGCCGGAAATCGGCGATGAAGTGGTGCTCGGTTATTTCAACAATAACCCGTCAGACCCGGTGGTGCTCGGCAGCCTCTATAGCAGTAAAAACCCGCCGCCGCTGGCGCTTGAGGGCGAAAACCGCCTGAAAACCCTGCTCACCCGCAGCCAGTTAAGCCTGCAATTTGATGACAAGGAGAAAAGCGTCACCCTGCTCACGCCCGGCGGCAATCAGTGGCGGCTCAGCGATAAGGACAAAACCGTCGCACTGCAAGACCAGCACGGCAACCGCATCACGCTCAATGGCAGCGGCATCACGCTGGAGAGCCCGAAAGACATCACGCTCAATGCCAAAGGGCAAATCACGCTCAATGCCGCGCGCACGGTGGATATCAGCGCCAAAGGCGACCTGAGCGCACAGGGCATGAATGTCAGCCTGTCGGCAAAAACCGCGTTCAGCGCCAAAGGGTCGGCCACCGCCGAACTGACCGCCTCCGGCCAGACGGTGGTCAAAGGCGGCATCGTGATGATCAACTGA